Proteins encoded together in one Chitinophaga lutea window:
- a CDS encoding ABC transporter permease: MLKNYFKVIWRSLKKDRQSSFLNLIGLSTGLACALFIYLWVMDELRVDKFNTKDSQIFKVMEHRIKADGIWTAPSTSGPMAEAMKADMPEVVYAITEGSAADVTLTVQQQDVKASGKYTGKDFFNIFSYQLLQGTPDQVLAGSNSIVLSDVLALKLFNTTENLIGKTVEFGHKDQYTVSGVYKSPPPNATEQFDFLLPISILFETRENIRSWGNTGPRTVVLLKEGTDVAQFNKKLAGFVTLKTNGETKHRTPFLKPYAENYLYGTYENGVNTGGRISYVKLFGIIAIFILIIAAINFMNLSTAKAARRMKEIGIKKVAGASRGSLMLQYMGESVLMTFIALIAAVVLVALLLPAFNDITGKQLVLSLDPAMILSFLLITLFTGLIAGSYPALYLSGFKPITVLKGRLVSSAGELWIRKGLVVFQFTISAVLIVSVMVVYRQVEYVQNKNLGYDRDNILSFRREGKLQASQDHLESFIREVKALPGVKNASYIAHNMAGHNSGTSGVEWTGKNPEDRTEFENVAVSYDMLETMDFKLKEGRTFSRNFASDSNAIIFNEAGIKFMGMKDPLGKQVKLWGETREIIGVVKDFHFESLHEDVKPLFFRLNPGATYSVAIKIMPGKEQETIAGLETLYRQFNPGFPLAYKFLDEDYQQMYTAEKRIGVLSRYFAGLAILISCLGLFGLAAYTAQRRQKEIGVRKVVGATTGNVVVMLSRDFLKLVLIAILIAFPLAWWASHQWLQGFAYHITPNAGMFVIAGFATLVITCLTISYQAIKAAMANPAISLKAE; this comes from the coding sequence ATGCTGAAAAACTACTTCAAAGTCATCTGGCGCAGCCTTAAAAAAGACCGTCAATCTTCTTTTTTAAACCTCATCGGCCTGTCAACCGGCCTTGCCTGCGCATTGTTCATTTACCTGTGGGTGATGGACGAACTGCGGGTGGACAAGTTCAATACGAAAGACAGCCAGATTTTCAAGGTCATGGAGCACCGCATCAAAGCCGATGGCATCTGGACCGCGCCCAGCACCTCGGGCCCTATGGCGGAGGCGATGAAGGCGGACATGCCGGAGGTGGTGTATGCCATTACGGAAGGGTCGGCAGCCGATGTTACGCTGACGGTGCAGCAGCAGGATGTAAAGGCTTCCGGGAAATATACCGGGAAGGACTTTTTCAATATTTTTTCTTACCAGCTGCTGCAGGGCACGCCGGACCAGGTATTGGCCGGGAGTAATTCCATCGTGCTGTCTGACGTGCTGGCGCTTAAACTGTTCAACACCACGGAAAACCTGATCGGTAAAACCGTGGAGTTCGGGCATAAAGATCAATACACGGTATCCGGTGTATATAAAAGCCCGCCGCCGAATGCGACGGAACAGTTTGATTTCCTGTTGCCAATCAGCATACTGTTTGAGACCCGGGAAAATATCAGGAGCTGGGGCAACACCGGACCCCGTACGGTCGTGTTGTTGAAAGAGGGAACGGATGTGGCGCAGTTCAATAAAAAACTGGCAGGTTTTGTAACACTAAAAACCAACGGGGAAACGAAGCACCGCACGCCTTTCCTCAAACCCTATGCTGAAAATTATTTATACGGCACATATGAAAACGGGGTCAATACCGGCGGACGCATCAGTTATGTAAAACTGTTCGGTATCATCGCCATCTTCATCCTGATCATCGCCGCGATCAATTTCATGAACCTGTCAACCGCCAAAGCCGCCAGGAGAATGAAGGAGATCGGCATCAAAAAAGTGGCCGGCGCCAGCCGTGGCTCGCTGATGCTGCAATACATGGGAGAGTCGGTACTGATGACTTTTATAGCGCTCATTGCCGCCGTGGTACTGGTGGCGTTGCTGTTGCCTGCATTTAACGATATTACCGGCAAACAGCTTGTTTTGTCGCTCGACCCTGCAATGATCCTCTCTTTCCTGCTCATTACCCTGTTTACCGGGCTCATCGCCGGGAGTTACCCCGCATTGTACCTTTCCGGGTTCAAGCCCATTACCGTGTTGAAAGGCAGGCTGGTCAGCTCCGCCGGGGAATTGTGGATACGCAAGGGCCTCGTGGTTTTCCAGTTCACCATTTCCGCGGTATTGATCGTTTCGGTGATGGTGGTGTACAGACAGGTGGAGTACGTGCAAAACAAGAACCTTGGCTACGACAGGGATAACATCCTCAGCTTCCGGCGCGAGGGGAAACTGCAGGCGTCCCAAGACCACCTGGAATCGTTCATCCGGGAAGTAAAGGCGCTGCCGGGTGTAAAGAACGCCTCCTATATCGCCCATAACATGGCCGGGCATAACAGCGGGACTTCCGGGGTGGAATGGACCGGCAAAAATCCGGAAGACCGTACCGAGTTTGAGAATGTAGCCGTGTCTTACGACATGCTGGAAACGATGGATTTTAAATTGAAGGAAGGGCGCACCTTTTCCAGGAATTTTGCATCGGACAGTAATGCCATCATTTTTAATGAGGCGGGGATCAAATTCATGGGGATGAAGGATCCGCTGGGCAAGCAGGTGAAGCTGTGGGGAGAGACCCGGGAGATCATCGGCGTGGTAAAGGATTTTCATTTTGAATCGCTGCATGAAGACGTCAAGCCGCTCTTCTTCCGCCTGAACCCCGGTGCTACTTACTCCGTTGCCATCAAGATCATGCCAGGTAAAGAACAGGAAACCATCGCCGGGCTTGAAACTCTCTACCGGCAGTTTAATCCCGGTTTCCCGCTGGCATACAAATTCCTCGACGAGGATTATCAGCAAATGTACACCGCCGAAAAAAGGATAGGTGTTCTTTCCCGCTACTTCGCAGGGCTGGCCATCCTCATTTCCTGCCTCGGCCTGTTCGGCCTGGCGGCCTATACCGCGCAACGCCGGCAGAAAGAAATCGGCGTGCGCAAAGTGGTGGGCGCCACCACGGGCAATGTGGTGGTGATGCTGTCGCGCGACTTTCTGAAGCTGGTGCTGATAGCAATCCTGATCGCCTTCCCGCTGGCCTGGTGGGCCAGCCACCAATGGCTGCAGGGTTTTGCCTACCATATTACGCCGAATGCCGGCATGTTCGTGATAGCAGGCTTCGCCACGCTGGTCATTACCTGCCTGACCATCAGTTACCAGGCCATCAAAGCCGCAATGGCCAACCCGGCCATCAGTCTGAAAGCCGAATAA
- a CDS encoding family 43 glycosylhydrolase, with product MKTLVSTFLLLMTVIAAPAQQRTYCNPVNIDYGYCPIPNFTTWGKHRATADPVIVNYKGDYYLFSTNQWGYWWSSDLLGWHFVPRKFLKPYHHVYDELCAPAVGVMGDTMLVFGSTYSGNFPIWMSTNPKGNEWKEAVDSFEIGGWDPDFFADDDGRLYMYNGSSNRYPVYGVELDRKTFRPLGTRKELYLLEDWRYGWQRFGEYNDNTFLDPFIEGATMTKHHNKYYLQYGAPGTEFSGYADGVVVGDHPLGPFTPQKHNPFAYKPGGFARGAGHGATFKDNDGYYWHVSTMVVSVKNNFERRIGIWPAGFDKDDVMWCSTAFGDYPHYLRRGEGSAFTGWMLLNYQRPVAVSSTLGGHLPNYAVDENIKTYWSAATGNKGEWISTDLGAVSTVNAVQLNYADHDAEFLGKQQGIYHQYKLYHSEDGRRWKLLIDKSDNRRDVPHDYIELPQPVKARFIKLENIHMPTGKFAISGLRVFGKGAGTPPDTIRDFVVLRTEKDKRSAWLKWAPVENAYAYNIYMGIAPDKLYNCIMVHGQNDYYFKGMDSQQPYYFSIEAINENGVSRRGAVIKAE from the coding sequence ATGAAAACCTTGGTATCCACGTTCCTGCTGCTGATGACCGTTATAGCCGCGCCCGCGCAGCAGCGCACGTACTGTAACCCGGTGAACATCGATTACGGCTATTGTCCCATCCCGAACTTCACCACCTGGGGCAAACACAGGGCCACGGCGGACCCGGTGATCGTCAACTACAAAGGCGACTATTACCTCTTTTCCACCAACCAGTGGGGGTACTGGTGGAGCAGCGACCTGCTCGGCTGGCACTTCGTGCCCCGTAAATTCCTGAAACCTTACCATCATGTATACGACGAACTGTGCGCGCCCGCGGTGGGCGTGATGGGCGACACCATGCTGGTGTTCGGCTCCACCTACAGCGGTAACTTTCCCATCTGGATGAGCACCAACCCGAAAGGCAACGAGTGGAAGGAAGCGGTGGATTCATTTGAGATCGGCGGCTGGGACCCTGATTTTTTTGCGGACGACGACGGACGGCTGTACATGTACAACGGCAGCAGCAACCGCTACCCGGTTTACGGCGTGGAGCTCGACCGCAAAACCTTCCGGCCGCTGGGCACACGGAAGGAGCTGTACCTGCTGGAAGACTGGCGTTACGGCTGGCAGCGCTTCGGTGAGTACAACGACAATACCTTTCTCGATCCCTTCATCGAAGGCGCCACCATGACGAAACACCACAACAAATACTACCTGCAATACGGCGCGCCCGGCACCGAGTTCAGCGGTTATGCCGACGGGGTAGTGGTGGGCGATCATCCGCTGGGCCCCTTCACGCCGCAAAAACATAATCCATTCGCTTACAAACCCGGCGGCTTTGCCCGCGGAGCAGGCCATGGGGCCACATTTAAGGATAATGACGGCTACTACTGGCATGTATCCACGATGGTGGTGTCGGTGAAGAATAATTTCGAGCGCCGCATCGGCATATGGCCGGCCGGGTTTGATAAAGACGATGTGATGTGGTGCAGCACCGCGTTCGGGGATTACCCGCATTACCTGCGCCGCGGCGAGGGCAGCGCATTCACCGGCTGGATGCTGCTGAATTACCAGCGGCCGGTAGCGGTATCGTCCACGCTCGGCGGCCACCTGCCCAATTATGCGGTGGATGAAAACATCAAAACATATTGGAGCGCGGCTACAGGCAATAAAGGCGAATGGATCAGCACCGACCTTGGCGCGGTAAGCACCGTGAACGCCGTCCAGCTCAACTATGCCGACCACGATGCGGAATTCCTCGGCAAACAGCAGGGCATCTATCATCAGTATAAACTCTATCATTCGGAAGACGGCCGCCGGTGGAAGCTGCTCATCGATAAAAGCGATAACCGGCGCGATGTGCCGCACGATTATATCGAGTTGCCGCAGCCGGTGAAGGCCCGTTTCATCAAACTCGAAAACATCCACATGCCCACCGGTAAATTCGCGATCAGCGGTTTGCGGGTGTTCGGCAAAGGCGCCGGAACACCGCCAGACACCATCCGGGATTTTGTGGTGCTGCGCACGGAGAAGGATAAACGAAGCGCCTGGCTGAAATGGGCGCCGGTGGAAAATGCCTACGCCTACAACATTTACATGGGCATCGCGCCGGATAAACTCTACAACTGCATCATGGTGCACGGGCAGAACGATTATTATTTCAAAGGGATGGACAGTCAGCAACCCTATTATTTTTCCATCGAGGCCATCAATGAAAACGGTGTGTCCCGGAGAGGTGCCGTGATAAAAGCGGAGTAA